A region of Saccharococcus thermophilus DNA encodes the following proteins:
- a CDS encoding YodL domain-containing protein codes for MVRLLMKKMLHAHRVYDVTIFQTPHFGQTKGYRQVYRLTVKATNHHEALSYLYRMFNVADLMPKDYHARFMGTGDIVLIDEGLKGQVYYRLCPEGWKKISRLHVH; via the coding sequence ATGGTACGTTTGTTGATGAAAAAAATGCTTCATGCCCATCGCGTTTATGATGTCACTATATTTCAAACCCCGCATTTTGGTCAGACAAAAGGATACAGGCAAGTATATCGGCTGACGGTGAAGGCAACGAACCACCATGAAGCATTGTCCTACCTTTATCGCATGTTTAACGTAGCGGATTTAATGCCAAAAGATTATCATGCCCGTTTCATGGGTACGGGAGATATTGTGCTCATTGATGAAGGACTAAAAGGACAGGTGTATTACAGACTATGTCCCGAAGGTTGGAAAAAGATTAGCCGCCTTCATGTCCATTAA
- a CDS encoding DUF2515 domain-containing protein, with amino-acid sequence MLHPIQYIYRSFLYRHPIPIALSHLLLDIARRWEDPPPTISLTGEERQIVNDIRQKTAKYNRNNITRTAAYFDFFQRHREVHWAFLAHIVSRNGGWNMTDLRGNLVPRLLPKKQINPLFLFLERANALIFHDAYPQLLLYEKSKQNKKPLFHLLRSFSVSSFMKPFWEYFWETKDSPVITVALIINEQQYIQKRVIENPFFQTHVLSTMPFIVEQWLGFNDVLIPYKTGRRIRLAGTTVRDFADVHHRIHIGKTLYSILFFEKRLTKRAYQFAQETAHTGSRADFWPQLFSTEATDSSRIYSPRLETVWPDISHSFSDCRDWFTDKTIIKMMENIPAVDRKDITANYMHDMEMLRTAAITTQ; translated from the coding sequence ATGCTCCACCCAATCCAATACATATACCGTTCTTTTTTATACCGTCATCCCATTCCGATCGCCCTTTCCCATCTCTTACTCGACATTGCCCGCCGCTGGGAAGATCCGCCGCCTACGATAAGCCTCACCGGTGAAGAGAGGCAAATCGTTAACGACATTCGCCAAAAAACGGCGAAATATAATCGCAATAATATTACACGGACAGCGGCCTATTTCGATTTTTTTCAGCGTCATCGCGAAGTGCATTGGGCATTTTTGGCGCATATCGTTTCGCGAAATGGCGGATGGAACATGACGGATTTGCGCGGAAACCTTGTACCGCGTCTTCTTCCCAAAAAACAGATCAACCCGCTCTTTTTATTTTTAGAAAGAGCGAATGCGCTTATTTTCCATGATGCCTATCCGCAGCTATTGCTCTATGAAAAAAGCAAGCAAAACAAAAAACCGTTATTTCATTTACTTCGGTCGTTCTCTGTCTCTTCTTTTATGAAACCGTTTTGGGAATATTTTTGGGAAACAAAAGATTCGCCTGTCATCACCGTGGCATTAATTATTAACGAGCAGCAATATATTCAAAAGCGGGTCATCGAAAATCCATTTTTCCAAACTCACGTGCTTTCGACGATGCCGTTTATTGTTGAGCAATGGCTCGGCTTTAATGATGTGCTCATTCCGTATAAAACGGGACGCCGCATTCGCCTTGCCGGCACAACCGTTCGCGATTTCGCCGATGTCCATCACCGTATTCACATCGGCAAAACACTTTACAGCATATTATTTTTCGAAAAACGGCTAACGAAGCGGGCATATCAATTTGCCCAAGAAACTGCTCATACCGGCTCGCGCGCGGACTTTTGGCCGCAACTATTTTCCACCGAAGCAACGGATTCGTCCCGCATTTACAGTCCGCGTTTAGAGACGGTTTGGCCGGATATTTCCCATTCATTTTCCGACTGCCGTGACTGGTTTACCGACAAAACCATTATTAAAATGATGGAAAACATTCCCGCCGTCGACCGTAAAGATATAACCGCTAATTATATGCATGACATGGAGATGCTGCGAACAGCGGCGATCACCACCCAATAA
- a CDS encoding YozD family protein — protein sequence MKEIEVVIDTEEIAEFFFHELIRRGFVPTQTELEELADITFDYLLEKCIIDEEIEIEDDE from the coding sequence GTGAAGGAAATCGAAGTGGTCATTGATACGGAGGAAATCGCTGAGTTTTTTTTTCATGAATTGATCCGCCGCGGTTTTGTGCCGACGCAGACGGAACTGGAGGAGCTGGCCGATATAACATTTGATTATTTATTGGAAAAATGCATTATTGATGAAGAGATCGAAATAGAAGACGACGAGTAA
- a CDS encoding DUF3930 family protein — protein MDKQTIADKIMETVVNGLAIMMMVAGIPYFLFILCQFLLW, from the coding sequence ATGGACAAGCAGACCATTGCCGATAAAATAATGGAAACAGTTGTAAACGGTTTGGCAATAATGATGATGGTGGCCGGGATTCCTTATTTCCTATTTATTTTATGTCAATTTTTATTATGGTAA
- a CDS encoding YozE family protein, with translation MARSFYHYLLKFRDGKREDPFVRFANGAYYDHSFPKSSADYDEISRYLELNGDYLDSMIVFDELWERFLQEA, from the coding sequence ATGGCACGATCGTTTTATCATTATTTATTGAAATTCCGTGACGGCAAAAGGGAAGACCCGTTTGTTCGCTTTGCCAACGGGGCGTATTATGATCATAGTTTTCCAAAATCATCGGCAGATTATGATGAAATTAGCCGATATTTGGAGCTAAACGGTGATTATTTAGATAGCATGATCGTATTTGATGAGCTTTGGGAGCGGTTTTTGCAGGAAGCATAA
- a CDS encoding NAD(P)/FAD-dependent oxidoreductase, producing the protein MYECIIIGGGIAGLQAAIQLGRYHHRVLVIDANNGRSNLCRAYHNVLGWPDGVSGEKLRALGRKQAEQFGVHFADDEVIAAEKKGNVFILFGKSGNTYESERLLFATGVKDRIPPIPNLIPCLGTSIYVCPDCDGYEVTNKKVIVLGAGTSGANMAMTLLYWTKDIIYINHDGEELSRNWQQQLQEKGILYLREPIASVLVKEGAEFSGVRLQNGAEIFAECAFIAFGHNKVNTDLAKQLGVERLENKHIPTNPRTKQTNVPNIWAAGDIGVHSEQVTIAMGEGVQAAIWIHKSIIAQQ; encoded by the coding sequence ATGTATGAATGCATTATTATCGGGGGCGGAATTGCCGGATTGCAGGCGGCGATCCAACTCGGCCGCTACCATCACCGCGTTTTGGTGATTGATGCCAATAACGGCCGTTCCAACCTTTGCCGAGCGTACCATAACGTGCTCGGCTGGCCGGATGGGGTAAGCGGGGAGAAGCTGCGTGCGCTCGGAAGAAAACAGGCGGAGCAATTTGGCGTGCATTTTGCCGACGATGAGGTGATCGCCGCCGAGAAAAAAGGAAACGTATTTATTCTGTTCGGTAAAAGCGGGAATACATATGAAAGCGAGCGGCTTTTGTTTGCGACAGGAGTGAAAGACCGGATTCCGCCGATTCCCAACCTGATTCCATGTTTAGGGACAAGCATTTACGTATGCCCGGACTGCGATGGATATGAAGTCACCAATAAAAAAGTGATCGTGCTTGGCGCGGGCACTTCCGGGGCAAATATGGCCATGACGCTGTTATATTGGACAAAAGACATTATCTATATTAATCACGATGGCGAGGAGCTATCGAGAAATTGGCAGCAACAGCTGCAGGAAAAAGGCATTCTCTACCTTCGCGAGCCGATTGCATCGGTGCTTGTCAAGGAAGGGGCGGAGTTTTCCGGCGTCCGGCTGCAAAACGGAGCGGAAATTTTTGCGGAGTGCGCCTTTATTGCCTTTGGCCATAACAAAGTGAATACCGATCTGGCAAAACAGCTTGGGGTGGAGCGCTTAGAAAATAAGCACATTCCTACCAATCCGCGCACGAAGCAAACCAATGTCCCAAATATTTGGGCGGCGGGCGACATCGGTGTTCATTCCGAACAAGTGACGATCGCCATGGGCGAAGGCGTACAGGCGGCGATATGGATTCATAAAAGCATTATTGCACAGCAATGA
- the bioB gene encoding biotin synthase BioB — protein sequence MVNWLELADRVLEGYELTDEEALAILDCPDEELLLLLQGAYRIRRTYYGNKVKLNMIINAKSGLCPENCGYCSQSAVSTAPVKTYKMVDKETLLRGAEEAYRLRIGTYCIVASGRGPSEKEIDTVVSAVKEIKERFGLKVCACLGILKPEQAARLKEAGVDRYNHNINTSKEHHPNITTSHTYDDRVQTVEMVKEAGISPCSGVIIGMKETKQDVVNMARSLRILDADSIPVNFLHAIDGTPLAGTNELDPRYCLKVLALFRYMNPTKEIRIAGGREVNLRSLQPLGLYAANSIFVGDYLTTAGQEKSADYQMLEDLGFEIDFSAEEQTICS from the coding sequence ATGGTAAATTGGCTGGAATTAGCCGACCGCGTGTTGGAAGGCTACGAGCTTACCGATGAAGAAGCGCTGGCAATTTTAGACTGTCCGGATGAAGAGCTGTTGCTATTGTTGCAGGGGGCATATCGCATTCGCCGTACGTATTATGGCAACAAAGTGAAACTTAACATGATCATTAACGCCAAATCGGGGCTGTGCCCGGAAAACTGCGGGTATTGCTCTCAGTCCGCCGTTTCAACGGCGCCGGTGAAAACTTATAAAATGGTCGATAAAGAAACGCTCCTGCGCGGCGCGGAAGAAGCATACCGCTTGCGCATTGGCACGTACTGCATTGTCGCGAGCGGACGCGGTCCAAGCGAAAAAGAAATCGATACGGTTGTTTCCGCGGTCAAAGAAATTAAGGAGCGGTTCGGACTAAAAGTGTGCGCATGCCTTGGCATCTTAAAGCCGGAACAAGCGGCGCGCCTCAAAGAAGCGGGAGTTGACCGCTATAACCATAACATTAACACATCGAAAGAACATCATCCGAACATCACGACCTCCCATACATACGATGATCGTGTGCAAACGGTGGAAATGGTAAAAGAAGCGGGAATTTCTCCATGTTCAGGCGTCATTATCGGCATGAAAGAAACAAAACAAGATGTGGTGAATATGGCACGAAGCTTGCGCATACTTGATGCCGATTCGATTCCGGTCAACTTTTTGCATGCGATTGATGGGACGCCGCTTGCCGGAACAAACGAATTGGATCCGCGCTACTGCCTGAAAGTGTTGGCATTGTTCCGCTACATGAACCCGACCAAAGAAATCCGCATCGCCGGTGGACGCGAAGTCAATTTGCGCTCTCTGCAGCCGCTCGGTTTATATGCGGCCAATTCGATTTTTGTCGGCGATTATTTGACAACGGCCGGCCAAGAGAAATCGGCTGATTATCAAATGCTCGAAGATCTCGGCTTTGAAATCGATTTTTCCGCCGAGGAGCAAACGATTTGTTCCTAA
- a CDS encoding NAD(P)/FAD-dependent oxidoreductase: MNNHYDVIVVGAGPAGIFTCYELTLKLPGANVLLIDKGHDIYKRNCPILQKKIEKCPPPAGKKDYAGCVPACSITNGFGGAGAYSDGKFNITSEFGGWMTDYLPASKVLELIRYVDEINLKHGATTSITDPTTEKVKEIERRAYAAGLKLLRAQVRHLGTEQNLEILKSIFEYLHERIEMRFKTEVDDIITEKTNDGHRVTGVVLKNGETLTAEKVAIAPGRDGSVWLSKILRKRRLRMINNQVDIGVRVETSNIVMEEINEHLYEGKFIFNTSVGTQVRTFCSNPSGHVVVENHSGIMLANGHAYKDPKLGSNNTNFALLVSHKFSDPFDKPNEYAHEISRLANALSNGGIIVQKYGDILKGRRSTEKRIKEGFIEPTLKEAVPGDLGLVLPYNTMKSLIEMTEALNHVTPGLASEHTLFYGVEAKFYSARPKLNDRFETEISGLYVGGDGAGITRGLAQASACGVWIARDIVEKLTK, from the coding sequence ATGAACAACCATTATGATGTCATTGTCGTCGGCGCAGGCCCGGCAGGCATTTTTACTTGTTACGAATTAACGCTAAAACTTCCAGGGGCGAACGTCCTGTTAATTGATAAAGGGCACGATATATATAAGCGCAATTGTCCGATTCTTCAGAAAAAGATTGAAAAGTGTCCGCCGCCGGCCGGCAAAAAAGATTATGCCGGATGCGTGCCGGCATGTTCGATTACGAACGGTTTCGGAGGGGCCGGTGCCTATTCGGACGGAAAATTTAATATCACCAGCGAATTCGGCGGCTGGATGACCGATTACTTGCCAGCGTCCAAAGTGTTGGAACTTATCCGCTATGTCGACGAAATTAATTTAAAACATGGGGCGACGACATCCATTACCGATCCAACGACAGAGAAAGTCAAAGAGATTGAGCGTCGTGCTTACGCCGCTGGGCTGAAGCTATTGCGCGCCCAAGTCCGCCATTTGGGGACGGAACAAAACTTAGAAATTTTAAAAAGCATTTTTGAATATTTGCATGAACGGATTGAGATGCGTTTTAAGACCGAAGTGGACGATATTATAACGGAAAAAACGAACGATGGGCATCGTGTCACCGGAGTGGTCTTGAAAAACGGCGAAACGCTGACAGCGGAGAAAGTTGCCATCGCGCCGGGACGCGACGGGTCGGTGTGGCTGAGCAAAATATTGCGGAAACGCCGCTTGCGCATGATCAACAACCAAGTCGACATCGGCGTGCGTGTCGAAACATCGAACATTGTCATGGAAGAGATCAATGAACATTTGTACGAAGGAAAATTTATTTTCAACACGTCGGTCGGGACGCAAGTGCGCACGTTTTGCAGCAATCCTTCCGGGCACGTCGTTGTTGAGAACCATTCCGGCATTATGCTCGCAAACGGCCACGCCTATAAAGATCCGAAACTCGGCAGCAACAATACCAACTTTGCGCTTCTTGTATCGCACAAGTTTTCCGACCCATTTGATAAGCCGAACGAATACGCCCATGAAATTTCGAGGCTCGCTAATGCTTTATCGAACGGCGGCATTATTGTGCAAAAATACGGCGACATTTTAAAAGGAAGACGTTCTACGGAAAAACGGATCAAAGAAGGATTTATCGAACCGACATTGAAAGAAGCGGTGCCTGGCGACTTAGGGCTTGTGCTTCCATACAATACGATGAAAAGCTTAATTGAAATGACGGAGGCGCTGAACCACGTCACACCGGGGTTGGCTTCGGAACATACGCTCTTTTACGGCGTCGAAGCGAAGTTTTATTCGGCGCGCCCGAAATTAAACGACCGGTTTGAGACGGAGATTTCCGGATTGTACGTCGGCGGCGATGGCGCCGGCATTACGCGCGGCCTTGCCCAAGCGAGCGCCTGCGGCGTATGGATCGCCCGCGATATCGTAGAAAAATTAACAAAATAA
- a CDS encoding DUF502 domain-containing protein produces MKFFVKNFVNGVITIVPIILAVYVCYKVFAFLDGLLGKYVRPYLQDDYIPGIGILCTVILITVCGWLSTQYISGRIIRLLDRLLESLPFIKTVYSVIKDTVSSFVGEKRSFSKVVLVTLPNTELKCIGFITSEEIESWLDPLKDHVAVYVPQTFQVAGMTFLVPKEQVEVIDMKPEEAMKFVLSGGMASSKKKRLPEA; encoded by the coding sequence ATGAAGTTTTTTGTGAAAAACTTTGTGAACGGCGTTATTACGATTGTTCCGATTATTTTAGCGGTGTATGTATGCTATAAAGTGTTCGCCTTTTTGGATGGGCTGCTTGGCAAGTATGTGCGTCCTTACTTGCAAGACGATTACATACCAGGGATCGGCATTTTATGTACGGTCATTCTTATCACCGTCTGCGGCTGGCTGTCGACGCAATATATTAGCGGCCGAATTATTCGTCTTCTCGACCGGTTGCTTGAAAGCCTTCCGTTCATTAAAACCGTTTATTCCGTCATTAAAGATACCGTTTCCTCGTTTGTTGGCGAAAAACGTTCCTTTTCTAAAGTGGTGCTTGTCACCTTGCCGAACACGGAACTAAAATGCATCGGCTTTATTACATCCGAGGAAATCGAAAGCTGGCTTGATCCGCTCAAAGACCACGTTGCCGTCTACGTTCCGCAGACGTTTCAAGTGGCAGGCATGACTTTTTTAGTCCCAAAAGAACAAGTGGAAGTCATTGACATGAAGCCGGAGGAAGCGATGAAGTTTGTGCTTTCCGGCGGAATGGCATCGTCCAAAAAGAAAAGGCTGCCCGAAGCTTAG
- a CDS encoding magnesium transporter CorA family protein has translation MMKMYLSDANGKMKEIDEIKTGCWINLVAPTEEEIRYIANHLDIPIDSIKDALDDEERSRVEKEDNHVLIIVDIPIATNDEVEGPIYETIPIGMIITNTCFITVCLQENPIFEEFSKNKIKNFYTFMKTRFALQMLYVISTYYLRYLKQINRRTTEIEKKLHQSMKNKELFSLLSMEKSLVYFTTSLKANNIVMERLLRLNYLRMYEDDQDLLQDVIIENKQAIEMTEVYSSILSGMMDAFASVISNNLNIAMKFLTAITIVLSFPTIVFSFYGMNVPIPYQDKPYAYLMTLGISAIFSGVTAWIFWKKRYF, from the coding sequence ATGATGAAAATGTATTTATCCGATGCAAACGGAAAAATGAAAGAAATCGATGAAATTAAAACTGGTTGCTGGATTAATTTGGTAGCGCCGACGGAAGAAGAAATCCGCTACATTGCTAACCATCTCGATATTCCGATTGATTCGATCAAAGACGCATTGGACGACGAGGAGCGGTCGCGCGTCGAAAAAGAAGACAACCACGTATTGATTATCGTCGATATTCCGATTGCCACCAATGATGAAGTAGAAGGTCCAATATACGAAACGATTCCGATTGGCATGATTATTACAAATACGTGCTTCATCACCGTCTGCTTGCAGGAAAACCCTATTTTTGAAGAGTTTTCCAAAAACAAAATCAAAAACTTTTACACGTTTATGAAGACACGCTTTGCTTTGCAAATGCTATATGTGATTTCCACTTATTATTTGCGTTATTTAAAACAAATTAACCGCAGAACGACCGAAATTGAGAAAAAATTGCATCAGTCGATGAAAAATAAAGAATTGTTTTCACTCCTCAGCATGGAAAAAAGTTTAGTCTATTTCACGACTTCGCTGAAGGCGAACAATATTGTCATGGAGCGGCTGCTGCGCCTGAACTATTTGCGCATGTATGAAGACGACCAAGATTTGCTCCAGGATGTCATTATCGAAAATAAACAGGCGATTGAAATGACGGAGGTTTATAGTAGTATTTTAAGCGGAATGATGGATGCCTTTGCTTCTGTCATCTCTAATAACTTAAATATTGCCATGAAATTTTTGACGGCGATCACCATTGTCCTTTCATTTCCAACGATAGTGTTCAGTTTTTACGGAATGAACGTACCGATTCCGTATCAAGATAAACCATATGCTTATTTAATGACACTAGGAATTTCAGCGATTTTTTCAGGAGTGACTGCATGGATATTTTGGAAAAAACGATATTTTTAA
- a CDS encoding HesB/YadR/YfhF family protein, producing the protein MNIIITPKALDWFKKELDLQAGDAIRFFARYGGCSTVQKGFSLGMAKEDPIEPVAQTTVDGITFFVEDQDIWYFDDHNLTVDINEEADEPMFMIE; encoded by the coding sequence ATGAACATTATCATCACACCAAAGGCATTGGATTGGTTTAAAAAAGAACTGGATTTACAAGCAGGAGATGCTATCCGCTTCTTTGCCCGCTACGGGGGATGCAGCACCGTGCAAAAAGGATTTTCTCTCGGCATGGCAAAAGAAGATCCGATAGAGCCGGTTGCACAAACAACGGTGGATGGAATTACTTTTTTTGTAGAAGATCAGGATATATGGTATTTTGATGATCACAACTTAACCGTTGATATAAACGAAGAAGCAGATGAACCAATGTTTATGATCGAATAA
- a CDS encoding hotdog fold thioesterase, whose product MDLANLKEIGKGTLLEALGIEIIEIGEGRIVATMPVDHRTHQPSGLLHGGASVALAETVASLGAYALVDPEKESVVGLEINANHVRAVRSGTVTATGTVLHRGKTTMVWDIKIVDEQERLVCVSRCTIAVIKKS is encoded by the coding sequence ATGGATTTGGCGAATTTAAAAGAGATCGGAAAAGGGACGTTGCTCGAAGCATTAGGGATTGAAATCATCGAAATTGGCGAAGGGCGCATCGTTGCGACAATGCCGGTCGACCATCGCACCCATCAGCCTTCCGGATTGCTTCACGGCGGGGCTTCCGTAGCGCTGGCGGAAACGGTGGCGAGCCTCGGCGCCTATGCGCTCGTCGATCCGGAAAAAGAAAGCGTCGTTGGCTTGGAAATCAACGCCAATCACGTCCGGGCGGTCCGAAGCGGCACGGTCACCGCGACGGGGACGGTTCTGCACCGCGGCAAAACAACGATGGTATGGGATATAAAAATCGTCGACGAACAAGAGCGGCTTGTCTGTGTTTCCCGCTGTACGATCGCTGTCATCAAAAAAAGCTAG
- a CDS encoding acyl-CoA thioesterase, which translates to MKIAEKQIEVRYAETDQMGVVYHANYLVWMEVGRTELIKQLGFHYADMEKKGIISPVVDLQVSYKKPLHYGETATVRTWIDAYDGIRVTYGYEILAPDGEIAVTGKSQHVCVKRDTFRPIVIRKYFPDWHEAYERAKK; encoded by the coding sequence ATGAAAATAGCTGAAAAACAAATTGAAGTTCGCTATGCAGAAACGGATCAAATGGGAGTCGTGTATCATGCCAATTACCTCGTCTGGATGGAAGTAGGCCGAACGGAGCTCATTAAACAGTTAGGATTTCATTATGCGGATATGGAAAAGAAAGGGATTATTTCTCCAGTTGTCGATCTGCAAGTTTCCTACAAAAAACCGCTTCATTACGGGGAGACAGCGACCGTTCGCACTTGGATTGACGCCTATGATGGCATCCGTGTCACCTATGGATATGAAATTTTGGCGCCAGATGGGGAAATAGCGGTAACGGGAAAATCGCAGCATGTTTGCGTTAAGCGCGACACCTTTCGCCCGATTGTCATCCGTAAATATTTTCCAGATTGGCATGAAGCTTATGAACGGGCGAAAAAGTAA
- the tlp gene encoding small acid-soluble spore protein Tlp has translation MTHRPNPDDRSDNVEKLQDMVQNTIENIEEAEETMQFASPEEREKIREKNKRREEAIAAMRAEIKDEAAARENGYQ, from the coding sequence ATGACTCATCGTCCGAATCCGGATGACCGCAGTGACAATGTAGAAAAACTGCAAGATATGGTACAAAACACGATTGAAAATATCGAAGAGGCAGAAGAAACAATGCAATTTGCTTCCCCGGAAGAGCGGGAAAAAATTCGCGAAAAAAATAAACGCCGCGAAGAAGCGATTGCGGCAATGCGTGCCGAAATTAAAGACGAAGCAGCGGCACGTGAAAACGGCTACCAATAA
- a CDS encoding acid-soluble spore protein N: protein MSNPKANPKHYNPNHLGTQPRAAGGNKGKQMQDQSGQHAQVIQTKGE, encoded by the coding sequence ATGAGCAATCCGAAAGCAAACCCGAAACATTACAATCCGAACCATCTAGGTACACAGCCTCGTGCTGCTGGAGGAAATAAAGGGAAACAAATGCAAGATCAATCTGGTCAGCATGCACAAGTGATTCAAACGAAAGGCGAGTAA
- a CDS encoding FbpB family small basic protein: protein MRRTRKMTFQELLMENKRQLLNDREAMEKIEKKLEERMLKKAE, encoded by the coding sequence ATGAGAAGAACCCGCAAAATGACGTTTCAAGAACTATTGATGGAAAATAAACGTCAATTATTAAATGACCGCGAAGCAATGGAGAAAATCGAAAAAAAATTGGAAGAACGCATGTTAAAAAAAGCAGAATAA
- a CDS encoding redoxin domain-containing protein: protein MRKFVAIVLLLAVTGYGIWNALAAEKTKKVGLSVGDVAPDFALQTLAGKTVHLSDFRGKPVIVNFWTTWCPPCKKEIPDMENFYKDYHSEVGLLSVHLTSQDTVENAKSFIDDHRLTFPVVLDKKQKVLNKYHIQTIPTSYIIDRHGVIRKKVIGPMTYKQMVEITASLRQ, encoded by the coding sequence ATGAGGAAATTCGTTGCCATTGTTTTGCTGCTGGCGGTTACTGGGTACGGCATTTGGAATGCGCTCGCGGCAGAAAAAACAAAAAAAGTCGGCCTATCGGTCGGGGACGTTGCTCCTGATTTTGCCTTGCAGACATTGGCCGGCAAAACGGTACATTTATCTGATTTCCGCGGCAAACCGGTCATTGTGAATTTTTGGACAACATGGTGCCCACCGTGTAAAAAAGAAATACCTGATATGGAAAATTTCTATAAAGATTACCATTCCGAAGTGGGTCTGCTTTCCGTTCATTTAACATCGCAAGATACGGTGGAAAATGCCAAATCCTTCATCGACGACCACCGATTAACGTTTCCGGTTGTGTTGGACAAAAAGCAAAAAGTATTAAATAAATATCATATTCAAACGATTCCAACATCGTACATTATTGATCGTCATGGGGTAATCCGAAAAAAAGTGATCGGTCCGATGACGTATAAACAGATGGTGGAAATCACTGCGTCGCTTCGTCAATAA
- a CDS encoding sulfurtransferase yields the protein MEHIVSQAWLAERLNKEDVRIIDCRFHLNDPKRGLAEYIEDHISGALYFDLEKDLSAPISKHGGRHPLPPVEEVAEKLGAAGIDETVTVVAYDDQNGAMAARCWWLLRYLGHERVYVLDGGYTKWKENGYPVTDEIPTVSPRSFQPRLQPSWLATVDDVRRAVREGSAVLIDSREWKRYAGIEEPIDRVAGHIPGAVHIFWKDGVTEDGYWKSPEQQAQRFASIRKDAPIIVYCGSGVTACPNVLALKEAGYTNVRLYAGSWSDWISYPDHPIATGEK from the coding sequence ATGGAGCATATTGTTTCACAAGCATGGCTGGCGGAGCGGCTCAATAAGGAAGATGTCCGCATCATTGACTGCCGCTTTCATTTAAACGATCCAAAGCGCGGATTGGCGGAATATATTGAAGACCATATTTCTGGCGCTCTCTATTTCGACTTAGAAAAAGACTTGTCGGCGCCGATTTCCAAACATGGGGGCCGCCATCCGCTTCCGCCTGTGGAAGAAGTGGCGGAAAAATTAGGTGCGGCTGGAATTGATGAAACGGTGACGGTCGTTGCTTACGACGATCAGAATGGGGCGATGGCGGCGCGGTGCTGGTGGTTGCTTCGCTATCTCGGGCATGAACGCGTTTATGTTCTTGATGGGGGCTATACAAAATGGAAGGAAAATGGGTATCCTGTTACTGACGAAATTCCAACGGTATCTCCTCGTTCGTTTCAGCCGCGCTTGCAGCCGTCATGGTTGGCGACGGTTGATGATGTACGGCGCGCCGTCCGCGAAGGATCAGCCGTTTTGATCGATTCACGGGAGTGGAAGCGCTACGCGGGAATCGAAGAGCCGATCGACCGCGTTGCCGGCCACATTCCGGGAGCGGTTCATATATTTTGGAAAGATGGGGTGACGGAGGACGGATATTGGAAAAGTCCGGAACAACAAGCACAGCGTTTTGCTTCGATCCGTAAAGATGCCCCCATTATCGTATACTGTGGCTCTGGTGTGACGGCATGCCCCAACGTGCTCGCCTTGAAAGAAGCGGGGTACACCAACGTCCGCTTATATGCCGGCAGCTGGAGCGACTGGATTTCGTATCCAGACCATCCGATTGCAACCGGAGAAAAATAG
- a CDS encoding YpbS family protein — translation MSEVHQAITAHLQKQHSILKQFAELEQERERYIEEAVMLCQNGKPFTVENINAVTKKMNELAKQGVVPTRKYVTAEMVKEYVERITK, via the coding sequence ATGAGTGAAGTTCACCAAGCGATTACCGCCCACTTGCAAAAACAGCATTCCATCCTGAAGCAGTTTGCCGAGCTCGAACAAGAACGGGAACGTTATATTGAGGAAGCCGTGATGCTTTGCCAAAACGGGAAGCCGTTTACGGTTGAAAACATTAACGCGGTGACCAAAAAGATGAATGAACTGGCAAAACAAGGGGTAGTGCCGACACGAAAATACGTAACGGCAGAAATGGTCAAGGAATATGTGGAGCGCATTACAAAGTAA